The following proteins are co-located in the Seriola aureovittata isolate HTS-2021-v1 ecotype China chromosome 7, ASM2101889v1, whole genome shotgun sequence genome:
- the si:dkeyp-69b9.6 gene encoding uncharacterized protein si:dkeyp-69b9.6 isoform X2 produces MFQFGKYNLDIIEMLSGHQAHQFKGLGLDRQLQHQQQVQLHQHQLQQQQQQQAESSGALLSGLGLGPLQGSRGNAFSDSASIFAKMSAPPPPPLQQQPSSSQSSRSKSSKMSSSSSSHSSGYPQFLRSFHPSEAALAQEQLHPGVGRFEHFAGGSSSSGSAGGLGGLVTSAPPPPPPLHPGLSVPQASPGPSSSSPSPSTSVATSNNPSSSSAVSSLGHQLVGAQSDARSLHQQFSCMLAANQYFLSGVPTNASLEQFLVQQGTHNHLGIGLSQTGGEPSTSLAPPPALHSSHSHGHSTTQPQQTSQQPPQQQQLPPHTLSHPHSHSHPHHPLHPGSQPSSLGGFDFQGIPVLSSNQIASLMQQEAGLPLPLPLHLSLSKDDGKGESSGGGSSSSGSSSSRRKKAMAGYLPQRKSDNSSNSSSNHGHSSHSGNPSSSSNGGLSHGHPPALIGSGVGMSNMGGDPSSLLASSSSSSSVVSSSSSSAPSSTAASVLVTNDSHLSKSDNQSSMQPNPTDSDSEPVYSCGECGKSFPHLSSLRRHLRMHEPTTAGTSNTATTGPNPVHIKAQPDPSLPHSTQETTQPSSNSCPSPDKIFHCPDCGKGFKKKGHLLQHGVIHSSARPYGCSTCSRAFNRRESLTRHEKIHEEKPFRCPACGRSFRESTSLLNHAASGTCGKPGYHDDHRSQGNPSPCYSGASPCGSGMAGPALRKAPLAPTLHPHSQSHSQHHHPQQQPHLPLSSLLDDSEDDVTSSVNNAISAITAASNSGNRGDDRGDIIGGLLGGLGLGPLGSPSSTSGMDKNFRGGGSQEAMSSNPQNPTSKPKRPRKPRAKKDPAAGGQPPKRRQYTPRMGPSGLPRTHLCSVCGKGFARRETLRRHDRIHTGEKPHHCTVCGKYFREAFHLSKHQTVHSGAKNYKCSICGKEFGYSQSLRRHSKLHQKGELEEVPTTPAAENLNSFNPNPQCSVAQDRSQNQAPSTSSYYSYPHSQDVKPQDTNPQPQPPPPPQPQPPPPPRLYTCAICWKSFRHHFHLTAHHQTVHEGGGEKLFCCEVCGKAFAYSNSLTRHRQSQHGMTRAEPSNPQEGSSGSGDNRGGSDVNQSTSESEAATNVLLQMAPSTEGHGGQSLSVVTHSHQQAPPQPPAGYSPLFYDAAAAQSSTSNAPTYSQPLPPNSTIMPPQHPHSPAGVKGEHIYPAGSRSRTLHTTAPFQPLTELPSTEHHHLHHHHHHSHHHPHHQSGTQPHQHLDCSIQLSNDEMRRHKKKKKKSDRRDWRENKWESQDLVRFDGSKKKRKISCTIRGQLNKKQGSLRLTIRRGGGSGGGGYKLVNTGGMKVQILSSLKVPVKRFGCPICPNSVFSRKAGLLVHMAVKHPQKASTTQERLSCSVCGKQSHRPLAAFVHRASHRARGTFSCRRCSARFWNATLLHRHKVSCRRRAKGLQRGDAKRLKLSKRPGERQTCEGQEEMPFLQGPYRY; encoded by the exons ATGTTCCAATTTGGAAAATACAATCTGGACATTATAGAGATGTTAAGTGGGCACCAGGCCCACCAGTTCAAAGGCCTTGGTTTAGATCGACAACTACAGCATCAACAGCAAGTGCAACTTCACCAGCATcaactccagcagcagcagcagcagcaggctgagtCTTCTGGAGCTCTTCTGTCTGGACTTGGCTTGGGCCCCCTGCAGGGGTCTAGAGGTAACGccttttctgattctgcctccATTTTTGCCAAGATGAGtgcccctcctcccccacctttACAACAACAGCCTTCCTCATCTCAGAGCTCTCGTTCAAAGTCAAGCaagatgagcagcagcagctcaagcCATTCTTCAGGCTACCCACAGTTCCTGCGCTCTTTCCACCCGTCTGAGGCAGCACTAGCACAGGAGCAGTTACACCCAGGTGTAGGCCGCTTTGAGCACTTTGCTGGGGGAAGTAGCAGTAGTGGGAGTGCTGGGGGATTAGGAGGATTAGTAACATCAGcacctccaccccctcctcctctgcatcctggcctctctgtccCCCAGGCATCACCCggtccctcctcttcctctccttccccttcAACCTCTGTGGCCACCTCTAATAACCCCTCCAGCAGCAGTGCAGTCAGCTCATTGGGACACCAGTTGGTTGGGGCCCAGTCTGATGCACGGAGCCTTCACCAACAGTTTAGTTGCATGTTAGCTGCTAatcagtattttctttctgGGGTGCCTACTAATGCTAGTTTAGAACAATTTCTTGTTCAACAGGGAACTCATAACCACTTAGGGATTGGTTTAAGTCAGACAGGTGGGGAGCCTAGTACTAGCCTCGCTCCGCCTCCTGCTTTGCATTCCTCTCACTCACATGGCCACTCCACTACCCAGCCACAGCAGACTTCACAGCAGCCTCCCCAGCAGCAACAGCTTCCACCTCATACCCTTTCTCATCCTCACTCTCATTCTCATCCTCACCACCCGCTCCACCCAGGCTCCCAACCCTCATCCCTAGGTGGCTTTGACTTCCAGGGCATCCCTGTACTGTCATCAAATCAAATAGCTTCTCTGATGCAGCAGGAAGCAGGTTTGCCCCTCCCCTTGCCACTTCATTTATCCTTATCTAAGGATGATGGTAAAGGGGAAAGCAGTGGAGGTggaagtagtagtagtggtagcagcagcagtaggagGAAGAAAGCTATGGCTGGATATTTGCCACAGAGAAAATCTGATAACAGTAGTAATAGCAGTAGCAATCATGGCCACAGCAGCCACAGTGGTAATCCCAGCTCTAGTAGTAATGGAGGGCTGAGTCATGGTCATCCTCCAGCTTTAATTGGGAGTGGGGTTGGTATGTCAAACATGGGTGGAGACCCATCATCCCTTCTTgcctcatcatcttcatcctcatcagtagtttcttcctcctcctcctctgctccctcttcCACTGCTGCCTCAGTACTGGTTACTAATGATTCTCACCTTTCTAAATCTGATAACCAGAGCTCAATGCAGCCCAACCCcacagactcagattcagagcCCGTTTATAGCTGTGGGGAGTGTGGCAAAAGCTTCCCTCACCTTTCAAGCCTTCGCAGGCATTTGCGCATGCATGAGCCAACCACAGCAGGTACTAGCAATACTGCCACTACTGGCCCAAACCCTGTTCACATTAAAGCACAGCCTGACCCAAGCCTTCCCCATTCGACCCAAGAAACTACCCAACCCTCATCCAATTCTTGTCCTAGCCcagacaaaatatttcattgCCCTGATTGTGGCAAAGGCTTTAAGAAAAAAGGGCACCTCCTGCAACATGGTGTTATACACTCTTCAGCCCGCCCATATGGCTGCTCCACCTGCTCTCGGGCTTTTAATCGTAGAGAGTCACTGACACGCCATGAGAAGATACATGAGGAAAAGCCATTCCGATGTCCCGCCTGTGGTCGTTCCTTCCGTGAGAGCACCTCTCTACTCAACCATGCTGCCTCAGGCACCTGCGGCAAGCCAG GCTACCATGATGACCACCGTTCTCAAGGTAATCCATCTCCATGCTACTCTGGTGCCTCCCCCTGTGGAAGTGGGATGGCGGGCCCAGCTCTGAGAAAGGCACCCTTGGCCCCAACACTGCATCCACACTCACAGAGCCACAGCCAGCACCACCATCCGCAGCAACAGCCCCACCTGCCCCTTTCTTCTCTACTGGATGACTCAGAGGATGATGTCACTAGCTCTGTCAATAATGCAATCTCTGCTATAACAGCAGCTAGTAACAGTGGAAATAGAGGGGATGATAGGGGAGACATCATAGGAGGTCTACTAGGTGGTCTTGGTTTAGGTCCTCTGGGCTCACCTTCATCCACATCTGGTATGGATAAGAATTTCAGAGGTGGTGGGAGCCAGGAGGCTATGAGCAGCAACCCACAGAATCCTACTTCCAAACCAAAACGTCCCCGCAAACCCAGAGCTAAGAAAGATCCTGCAGCCGGTGGACAGCCCCCAAAACGTAGGCAATACACCCCCAGAATGGGGCCAAGTGGGCTCCCACGCACACACCTCTGCAGTGTCTGTGGCAAGGGATTTGCACGTCGCGAGACCCTACGCAGGCATGACCGCATCCATACTGGAGAAAAGCCCCATCACTGCACTGTCTGTGGAAAGTATTTCAGAGAGGCTTTTCACCTTAGCAAGCATCAAACAGTCCACTCTGGGGCAAAGAATTACAAATGCAGCATCTGTGGGAAAGAGTTTGGTTACTCCCAGAGCCTCAGGAGGCACAGCAAACTCCACCAGAAAGGGGAGCTGGAAGAGGTGCCCACAACACCAGCTGCGGAGAACCTTAACAGCTTTAACCCAAACCCTCAATGTAGCGTGGCCCAAGACAGGAGCCAGAACCAAGCACCAAGCACCTCCTCCTATTACTCTTACCCCCACTCTCAAGATGTCAAGCCTCAAGACACCAACCCTCAGCCACAgcctccccccccaccccaaccacAGCCCCCACCTCCGCCTCGGCTCTACACCTGCGCTATATGTTGGAAGTCTTTCCGCCATCACTTCCACCTGACTGCTCATCACCAAACGGTTCATGAAGGCGGGGGTGAAAAGCTCTTCTGCTGTGAGGTATGTGGGAAAGCATTTGCCTACTCCAACAGCCTCACTCGACATAGGCAGTCACAGCATGGGATGACCCGCGCTGAGCCGTCTAACCCGCAAGAGGGCAGCAGTGGGTCTGGAGACAACAGAGGTGGGAGTGATGTTAATCAGTCAACATCAGAGAGCGAGGCTGCCACCAATGTCCTGCTACAGATGGCTCCCTCCACAGAGGGCCATGGAGGGCAGAGTCTTAGCGTCGTCACTCATAGCCACCAACAGGCGCCCCCGCAGCCTCCAGCTGGTTACTCTCCACTCTTTTATGATGCTGCAGCAGCCCAATCTTCAACCTCTAATGCCCCGACTTACTCCCAGCCTCTGCCTCCAAACTCTACAATCATGCCCCCTCAGCACCCACACTCCCCAGCCGGGGTGAAAGGAGAGCACATATACCCAGCTGGATCCCGTAGCCGCACGCTGCACACCACAGCCCCGTTCCAGCCCCTCACGGAACTGCCCTCCACTGAACATCATCATCtgcatcaccatcatcatcactcccaccatcatcctcatcatcagtcAGGTACCCAGCCCCACCAACACCTCGACTGCAGCATCCAGTTGTCAAACGATGAAATGAGACgccacaagaagaaaaaaaaaaagtccgaCAGGAGAGATTGGAGGGAAAATAAATGGGAATCCCAAGATTTAGTCAGATTCGATGGAagcaaaaagaagagaaagataaGTTGTACTATAAGAGGGCAGTTGAATAAAAAACAAGGCTCTCTTCGTTTGACAATTAGGCGTGGAGGAGGATCAGGTGGTGGTGGGTATAAGCTTGTCAACACTGGGGGAATGAAGGTGCAGATCCTGTCGTCTCTCAAGGTCCCTGTGAAACGTTTCGGCTGTCCTATATGCCCCAATTCTGTGTTTTCCCGTAAGGCGGGACTGCTAGTTCACATGGCAGTTAAACACCCACAAAAAGCCTCGACCACTCAGGAGCGACTAAGCTGCAGTGTATGCGGGAAGCAGTCTCACAGGCCTTTGGCAGCCTTCGTCCATCGGGCCTCCCATCGTGCCAGAGGGACTTTCTCCTGCCGACGCTGCTCCGCTCGCTTCTGGAATGCTACGCTTCTCCACAGGCACAAGGTGTCCTGCCGCCGCAGGGCTAAAggactgcagagaggagatgCGAAGAGGCTGAAGCTTTCaaagagaccaggagagagacagacctGCGAGGGTCAGGAGGAAATGCCATTCTTACAGGGACCATACAGATACTGA
- the si:dkeyp-69b9.6 gene encoding zinc finger protein 384 isoform X3 codes for MFQFGKYNLDIIEMLSGHQAHQFKGLGLDRQLQHQQQVQLHQHQLQQQQQQQAESSGALLSGLGLGPLQGSRGYHDDHRSQGNPSPCYSGASPCGSGMAGPALRKAPLAPTLHPHSQSHSQHHHPQQQPHLPLSSLLDDSEDDVTSSVNNAISAITAASNSGNRGDDRGDIIGGLLGGLGLGPLGSPSSTSGMDKNFRGGGSQEAMSSNPQNPTSKPKRPRKPRAKKDPAAGGQPPKRRQYTPRMGPSGLPRTHLCSVCGKGFARRETLRRHDRIHTGEKPHHCTVCGKYFREAFHLSKHQTVHSGAKNYKCSICGKEFGYSQSLRRHSKLHQKGELEEVPTTPAAENLNSFNPNPQCSVAQDRSQNQAPSTSSYYSYPHSQDVKPQDTNPQPQPPPPPQPQPPPPPRLYTCAICWKSFRHHFHLTAHHQTVHEGGGEKLFCCEVCGKAFAYSNSLTRHRQSQHGMTRAEPSNPQEGSSGSGDNRGGSDVNQSTSESEAATNVLLQMAPSTEGHGGQSLSVVTHSHQQAPPQPPAGYSPLFYDAAAAQSSTSNAPTYSQPLPPNSTIMPPQHPHSPAGVKGEHIYPAGSRSRTLHTTAPFQPLTELPSTEHHHLHHHHHHSHHHPHHQSGTQPHQHLDCSIQLSNDEMRRHKKKKKKSDRRDWRENKWESQDLVRFDGSKKKRKISCTIRGQLNKKQGSLRLTIRRGGGSGGGGYKLVNTGGMKVQILSSLKVPVKRFGCPICPNSVFSRKAGLLVHMAVKHPQKASTTQERLSCSVCGKQSHRPLAAFVHRASHRARGTFSCRRCSARFWNATLLHRHKVSCRRRAKGLQRGDAKRLKLSKRPGERQTCEGQEEMPFLQGPYRY; via the exons ATGTTCCAATTTGGAAAATACAATCTGGACATTATAGAGATGTTAAGTGGGCACCAGGCCCACCAGTTCAAAGGCCTTGGTTTAGATCGACAACTACAGCATCAACAGCAAGTGCAACTTCACCAGCATcaactccagcagcagcagcagcagcaggctgagtCTTCTGGAGCTCTTCTGTCTGGACTTGGCTTGGGCCCCCTGCAGGGGTCTAGAG GCTACCATGATGACCACCGTTCTCAAGGTAATCCATCTCCATGCTACTCTGGTGCCTCCCCCTGTGGAAGTGGGATGGCGGGCCCAGCTCTGAGAAAGGCACCCTTGGCCCCAACACTGCATCCACACTCACAGAGCCACAGCCAGCACCACCATCCGCAGCAACAGCCCCACCTGCCCCTTTCTTCTCTACTGGATGACTCAGAGGATGATGTCACTAGCTCTGTCAATAATGCAATCTCTGCTATAACAGCAGCTAGTAACAGTGGAAATAGAGGGGATGATAGGGGAGACATCATAGGAGGTCTACTAGGTGGTCTTGGTTTAGGTCCTCTGGGCTCACCTTCATCCACATCTGGTATGGATAAGAATTTCAGAGGTGGTGGGAGCCAGGAGGCTATGAGCAGCAACCCACAGAATCCTACTTCCAAACCAAAACGTCCCCGCAAACCCAGAGCTAAGAAAGATCCTGCAGCCGGTGGACAGCCCCCAAAACGTAGGCAATACACCCCCAGAATGGGGCCAAGTGGGCTCCCACGCACACACCTCTGCAGTGTCTGTGGCAAGGGATTTGCACGTCGCGAGACCCTACGCAGGCATGACCGCATCCATACTGGAGAAAAGCCCCATCACTGCACTGTCTGTGGAAAGTATTTCAGAGAGGCTTTTCACCTTAGCAAGCATCAAACAGTCCACTCTGGGGCAAAGAATTACAAATGCAGCATCTGTGGGAAAGAGTTTGGTTACTCCCAGAGCCTCAGGAGGCACAGCAAACTCCACCAGAAAGGGGAGCTGGAAGAGGTGCCCACAACACCAGCTGCGGAGAACCTTAACAGCTTTAACCCAAACCCTCAATGTAGCGTGGCCCAAGACAGGAGCCAGAACCAAGCACCAAGCACCTCCTCCTATTACTCTTACCCCCACTCTCAAGATGTCAAGCCTCAAGACACCAACCCTCAGCCACAgcctccccccccaccccaaccacAGCCCCCACCTCCGCCTCGGCTCTACACCTGCGCTATATGTTGGAAGTCTTTCCGCCATCACTTCCACCTGACTGCTCATCACCAAACGGTTCATGAAGGCGGGGGTGAAAAGCTCTTCTGCTGTGAGGTATGTGGGAAAGCATTTGCCTACTCCAACAGCCTCACTCGACATAGGCAGTCACAGCATGGGATGACCCGCGCTGAGCCGTCTAACCCGCAAGAGGGCAGCAGTGGGTCTGGAGACAACAGAGGTGGGAGTGATGTTAATCAGTCAACATCAGAGAGCGAGGCTGCCACCAATGTCCTGCTACAGATGGCTCCCTCCACAGAGGGCCATGGAGGGCAGAGTCTTAGCGTCGTCACTCATAGCCACCAACAGGCGCCCCCGCAGCCTCCAGCTGGTTACTCTCCACTCTTTTATGATGCTGCAGCAGCCCAATCTTCAACCTCTAATGCCCCGACTTACTCCCAGCCTCTGCCTCCAAACTCTACAATCATGCCCCCTCAGCACCCACACTCCCCAGCCGGGGTGAAAGGAGAGCACATATACCCAGCTGGATCCCGTAGCCGCACGCTGCACACCACAGCCCCGTTCCAGCCCCTCACGGAACTGCCCTCCACTGAACATCATCATCtgcatcaccatcatcatcactcccaccatcatcctcatcatcagtcAGGTACCCAGCCCCACCAACACCTCGACTGCAGCATCCAGTTGTCAAACGATGAAATGAGACgccacaagaagaaaaaaaaaaagtccgaCAGGAGAGATTGGAGGGAAAATAAATGGGAATCCCAAGATTTAGTCAGATTCGATGGAagcaaaaagaagagaaagataaGTTGTACTATAAGAGGGCAGTTGAATAAAAAACAAGGCTCTCTTCGTTTGACAATTAGGCGTGGAGGAGGATCAGGTGGTGGTGGGTATAAGCTTGTCAACACTGGGGGAATGAAGGTGCAGATCCTGTCGTCTCTCAAGGTCCCTGTGAAACGTTTCGGCTGTCCTATATGCCCCAATTCTGTGTTTTCCCGTAAGGCGGGACTGCTAGTTCACATGGCAGTTAAACACCCACAAAAAGCCTCGACCACTCAGGAGCGACTAAGCTGCAGTGTATGCGGGAAGCAGTCTCACAGGCCTTTGGCAGCCTTCGTCCATCGGGCCTCCCATCGTGCCAGAGGGACTTTCTCCTGCCGACGCTGCTCCGCTCGCTTCTGGAATGCTACGCTTCTCCACAGGCACAAGGTGTCCTGCCGCCGCAGGGCTAAAggactgcagagaggagatgCGAAGAGGCTGAAGCTTTCaaagagaccaggagagagacagacctGCGAGGGTCAGGAGGAAATGCCATTCTTACAGGGACCATACAGATACTGA